From a single Sporosarcina oncorhynchi genomic region:
- the glmM gene encoding phosphoglucosamine mutase has protein sequence MTTYFGTDGVRGIANKELTPELAFKLGRIGGHLLTRDSHETSQVLVGRDTRISGHMLENALIAGLLSIGVEVMRLGVISTPGVAYLTRAMNAEAGIMISASHNPVEDNGIKFFGADGFKLTDEQEEEFENLLNEETDNLPRPTGGAVGTVTDYFEGGQKYIQYLKQTVDEEFTGLHIALDCAHGATSTLATHIFADLDADLTTIGASPNGLNINDGVGSTHPDGLSKLVVEKNADIGLAFDGDGDRLIAVDELGRVIDGDQIMFIIGKFLHSKNRLKSNTIVSTIMSNLGFYKALDDNGMTSVKTAVGDRYVVEEMRKGNYNLGGEQSGHIVFLDFNTTGDGLLTGLQLVDIMKKTGRKLSDLANEMTIYPQELVNVRVTDKNKVADNERVVEVIKQVEEEMAGNGRVLVRPSGTESLVRVMVEATDHEACERYVTRIANVVREEMGTEA, from the coding sequence ATGACAACGTATTTTGGAACGGATGGAGTCCGTGGAATTGCCAATAAAGAACTGACACCTGAACTTGCATTTAAATTAGGGAGAATTGGCGGCCATTTATTAACGAGAGATTCACATGAGACGTCCCAAGTACTTGTTGGTCGGGATACGCGTATTTCAGGTCATATGTTGGAAAATGCATTAATTGCAGGTCTTTTATCCATTGGAGTAGAAGTGATGCGTCTTGGCGTTATCAGTACTCCAGGTGTCGCTTATTTGACCCGCGCGATGAATGCGGAAGCCGGCATAATGATTTCAGCTTCCCACAATCCCGTTGAAGACAACGGCATCAAGTTTTTCGGTGCAGATGGCTTCAAACTGACAGATGAGCAGGAAGAGGAATTCGAAAATCTACTAAACGAAGAAACCGACAATCTGCCACGTCCAACTGGCGGCGCTGTAGGTACCGTGACGGATTATTTCGAAGGTGGACAGAAATATATTCAATACTTAAAACAGACAGTGGACGAAGAGTTTACAGGTCTGCACATTGCGCTTGACTGCGCACATGGAGCAACTTCTACGCTGGCGACACATATTTTCGCAGATCTGGATGCGGATCTTACAACAATCGGTGCTTCACCGAATGGCCTTAACATTAACGATGGTGTCGGTTCAACACATCCGGACGGATTAAGTAAGCTTGTTGTTGAGAAAAACGCTGATATTGGTCTGGCATTCGACGGAGATGGCGATCGCCTTATAGCGGTTGACGAACTTGGCAGAGTCATCGATGGCGATCAGATTATGTTCATCATTGGCAAATTCCTTCATTCGAAAAATCGACTGAAATCCAATACGATTGTTTCAACGATAATGAGTAACCTTGGTTTCTACAAGGCGCTTGATGATAATGGCATGACAAGTGTCAAAACCGCTGTCGGAGATCGATACGTAGTCGAAGAAATGCGTAAAGGGAATTACAATTTAGGTGGAGAACAATCCGGACATATTGTTTTCCTAGATTTCAATACTACTGGAGACGGTCTGTTGACAGGCTTGCAACTCGTAGACATTATGAAAAAGACAGGTCGGAAACTATCTGATCTTGCGAATGAAATGACGATTTATCCTCAGGAACTTGTCAACGTCCGCGTGACAGATAAAAACAAAGTGGCAGACAATGAACGCGTCGTGGAAGTGATTAAGCAAGTGGAAGAAGAGATGGCCGGCAATGGAAGAGTCCTTGTCCGCCCTTCAGGAACTGAATCACTTGTCCGTGTCATGGTCGAAGCGACAGATCACGAAGCTTGTGAACGATATGTCACGCGCATTGCTAATGTAGTTCGTGAAGAAATGGGCACTGAAGCGTAA
- a CDS encoding CdaR family protein translates to MIDKFMDKPWFLRFTALALAIILFFSVQVDDAKTNRNTIGDTWDAIRDVPVEVFYDNENLVVSGVPETVDVTIEGPANIVQSTKLMKDFILKVDLRSLPNGKHTVRIQTENLSEKLNVKLEPATVDVVVEEKISKTFKVDPELNERLLAESFNVVKLEVDPSEIEVTGAKSVIEAIEFVKVSATGDKGINKSFEQRAKVRVLDRELNKLNVTIEPADVNVKVEIEENSKEVPVILRKRGMPADNITIDSLTTELKTVKLYGAKKTLDSISNLNVDVDISKIVETGKFELTLPKPKGVSKISEDKVTVNAAVTVQTGEDPPPDISMDPPTEEDSNVDVTKEFKDVPVAVKGLDEKYTSSFLEPPNGVVDVTVTAKQDLINSLENSDLTVTLDASGTDSEGEHSYPLSVNAPNGVAWKLSAVEVTLEVKLA, encoded by the coding sequence ATGATCGATAAGTTCATGGACAAACCGTGGTTTCTGAGGTTTACGGCACTGGCACTTGCGATCATCTTATTCTTTTCCGTACAAGTGGATGATGCCAAAACGAACCGAAATACAATAGGTGACACGTGGGATGCCATCCGAGATGTTCCTGTAGAAGTGTTCTATGACAATGAAAACCTTGTTGTTTCAGGTGTGCCTGAAACAGTTGACGTAACGATTGAGGGACCGGCAAATATCGTGCAGTCCACAAAATTGATGAAAGACTTTATTTTGAAAGTTGATTTGAGAAGTCTTCCGAACGGTAAGCATACCGTTCGTATCCAAACAGAAAACTTATCTGAAAAGTTGAATGTGAAATTGGAACCGGCTACTGTTGATGTTGTTGTAGAAGAGAAGATTTCTAAAACGTTTAAAGTAGATCCGGAATTGAATGAAAGATTACTTGCGGAAAGCTTTAATGTTGTAAAACTCGAAGTAGATCCGTCAGAAATTGAAGTGACAGGTGCAAAGAGTGTTATTGAAGCAATCGAATTTGTGAAGGTTTCAGCAACAGGAGATAAAGGTATTAATAAATCATTTGAACAACGCGCAAAGGTCCGAGTACTGGACCGTGAGCTCAACAAGTTGAATGTGACAATTGAACCTGCTGATGTAAATGTTAAAGTTGAAATCGAAGAGAATAGCAAAGAGGTACCGGTTATATTGCGTAAACGCGGTATGCCGGCAGACAATATAACAATCGATTCACTTACAACGGAGTTGAAGACGGTTAAGTTATATGGAGCAAAGAAAACGTTAGACTCAATAAGCAATCTAAACGTTGACGTCGACATTTCGAAAATTGTGGAAACAGGTAAATTCGAATTGACTTTACCGAAGCCTAAAGGTGTTTCAAAGATTTCGGAGGATAAAGTGACCGTTAATGCGGCAGTTACGGTTCAAACAGGAGAAGATCCTCCGCCTGATATATCAATGGATCCGCCTACAGAGGAAGATAGTAACGTGGACGTAACAAAAGAGTTCAAGGACGTTCCTGTTGCGGTGAAAGGGCTTGATGAAAAATACACAAGTTCCTTTCTTGAGCCTCCAAATGGTGTTGTAGATGTTACTGTCACAGCCAAACAAGATTTGATTAATTCATTGGAAAACTCGGATTTGACCGTGACGCTCGACGCATCGGGGACAGATTCTGAAGGAGAGCACAGCTATCCACTATCGGTGAATGCTCCAAATGGCGTCGCTTGGAAACTATCTGCTGTTGAAGTTACATTAGAAGTTAAACTGGCATAA
- the cdaA gene encoding diadenylate cyclase CdaA encodes MPVWETIISSSPIEILKNIVDVLLVWFVFYKLITIIKGTKAVQLLKGIFVILFARMLTEYLGLVTLKWMMDQVLMFGFLAIIILFQPEIRRALEQLGRGRLFARSAMQEEEERDRLIEAFNKSVSYMAKRRIGALISIEKETGLSEYIETGIQMNSHVTSELLINIFIPNTPLHDGAVIIQKNHIAAAGCYLPLSENPFISKELGTRHRAAIGLSEVTDAITIVVSEETGAVSLTANGDINRNLTMEEFEKQLRETWFGAESEDTSNPFWKWRKRK; translated from the coding sequence ATGCCAGTTTGGGAAACGATTATAAGCTCAAGTCCGATTGAAATACTTAAAAATATAGTGGATGTGCTTCTCGTCTGGTTCGTCTTTTATAAATTGATCACAATCATTAAAGGTACGAAAGCCGTTCAACTTTTAAAAGGGATATTTGTTATCCTGTTCGCTCGTATGTTGACCGAATATCTTGGACTCGTTACATTGAAGTGGATGATGGACCAAGTGTTGATGTTTGGTTTCCTGGCTATAATTATCCTCTTCCAACCAGAAATACGTCGGGCACTTGAACAACTGGGACGAGGACGTCTGTTTGCACGCTCTGCGATGCAGGAAGAAGAGGAACGAGACAGGTTAATTGAAGCTTTCAACAAGTCGGTTAGCTATATGGCGAAGCGACGGATTGGTGCCCTTATTTCAATTGAAAAAGAGACCGGTTTAAGTGAATACATTGAAACTGGAATCCAGATGAATTCACATGTTACATCCGAATTACTCATCAATATTTTCATACCCAATACACCATTGCATGATGGTGCAGTCATTATTCAGAAGAACCATATTGCGGCAGCGGGTTGCTATTTGCCACTATCCGAAAATCCATTCATTTCAAAAGAATTGGGAACAAGACACCGGGCTGCGATAGGTCTTAGTGAAGTGACAGATGCTATCACGATCGTCGTATCTGAAGAAACGGGAGCAGTCAGTTTGACTGCTAACGGAGATATCAATCGTAATCTAACAATGGAAGAATTTGAAAAACAACTTCGTGAAACTTGGTTTGGTGCCGAGAGTGAAGATACTTCTAATCCGTTCTGGAAATGGAGGAAACGTAAATGA
- a CDS encoding anti-sigma factor, whose product MNTCQQPVIHLMHAYLDGDISREDEQLLQEHLNTCPQCKDIMEEFKMSELFLQSASPIEAPDGFVSGVMSRLPKEKSQAGISRILRRHPLMAAAALFFLLMSATLFSNFSNNQQFSFTKQPNLVIEGETVVVPEGEIIKGDLVVKNGNIRIEGEVDGNVTVIRGSKYMASTAVVTGNIEEIDKAFDWLWYKIKELVKDVIPSKGIEPETE is encoded by the coding sequence ATGAATACGTGTCAGCAACCAGTTATCCATTTAATGCACGCGTATTTAGACGGAGATATAAGCCGCGAAGACGAGCAGCTATTACAGGAACATTTGAATACATGTCCGCAATGTAAGGACATAATGGAAGAATTCAAAATGTCGGAGCTGTTCCTTCAGAGCGCATCTCCAATAGAGGCACCAGATGGTTTTGTCTCAGGCGTCATGTCACGTCTGCCAAAAGAAAAGTCGCAAGCGGGCATATCGCGCATTTTAAGAAGACACCCACTCATGGCAGCCGCAGCGTTATTTTTCTTGCTGATGAGTGCTACACTCTTTTCAAACTTCAGCAATAATCAGCAGTTTTCATTTACAAAGCAGCCGAATCTTGTCATCGAAGGGGAGACCGTTGTCGTTCCTGAAGGCGAAATCATAAAAGGCGATCTCGTCGTGAAGAATGGCAACATCCGCATCGAAGGGGAAGTGGACGGCAATGTGACCGTCATACGCGGCTCTAAATATATGGCTTCGACGGCAGTCGTCACCGGCAATATCGAGGAAATTGACAAAGCATTCGATTGGCTTTGGTATAAGATCAAGGAGCTTGTAAAGGATGTCATCCCATCAAAGGGCATCGAACCAGAAACAGAATAG
- the sigW gene encoding RNA polymerase sigma factor SigW, whose amino-acid sequence MDELVNKRINEVMKGNQEAFGEIVTLFQQRLYQVCYRMLGNSQEAEDIAQEAFVRAYVNIHTYDQKRKFSTWLYRIATNLCIDRIRKKKPDYFLDATVPGTDGLNMYSQIAATGDLPEEEVERMETQDRVQYEISRLPDKYRTVIILRYMEELPLQEISDILELPLGTVKTRVHRGREALRKQMGNM is encoded by the coding sequence TTGGATGAATTGGTCAATAAACGAATAAATGAAGTGATGAAAGGCAATCAGGAAGCATTCGGAGAGATTGTCACGCTTTTCCAACAAAGGCTGTACCAAGTTTGCTACCGGATGCTCGGAAACTCACAAGAAGCGGAAGACATTGCGCAAGAAGCGTTTGTTAGAGCGTATGTAAATATCCATACGTATGATCAAAAACGCAAATTTTCCACTTGGCTGTATCGGATTGCGACAAACTTATGCATCGACCGGATTCGAAAAAAGAAACCGGATTATTTTCTTGATGCGACAGTTCCAGGCACAGACGGACTAAATATGTATTCGCAAATTGCAGCAACGGGTGATCTGCCGGAAGAAGAAGTTGAACGTATGGAAACGCAAGATCGAGTCCAATATGAAATCAGCAGGCTTCCGGATAAATACCGAACTGTCATTATTCTACGATACATGGAAGAATTACCGTTGCAAGAAATCAGTGATATTTTGGAACTACCACTAGGAACCGTAAAGACCCGAGTACACCGTGGGCGAGAAGCTCTTCGGAAACAAATGGGTAATATGTAG
- the rocF gene encoding arginase produces the protein MNRLDITVVGVPLDYGQSRRGVDMGPSAIRYAGAIKRLEAIGHTLKDEGDIQVSAIERTDRANTNLKNLEEVVSATTELAEKVAAIVEKGEFPLVLGGDHSIAIGTIAGLTSKYKNLGVIWYDAHADMNTAETSPSGNIHGMPLAVTMGLGHERLVNIYKDGQKVKPENIVIIGARSVDPGERALIKEKGVKVFTMHEIDRDGMTSVMNEAIEYLQSKNLDGVHLSLDLDGLDPIYTPGVGTPVQGGISYRESHLAMEMLEDAGIITSAEFVEVNPILDEKNKTGEVAVELMGSLFGEKLL, from the coding sequence ATGAATAGATTAGATATAACTGTTGTGGGTGTTCCGCTTGATTACGGCCAAAGCCGCAGAGGTGTCGATATGGGCCCGAGTGCAATCCGTTATGCGGGCGCTATAAAAAGACTGGAAGCTATCGGACATACTCTTAAAGACGAAGGCGATATCCAAGTAAGTGCGATTGAGCGTACAGATCGTGCGAATACAAATTTAAAGAATCTTGAAGAAGTCGTCTCCGCAACGACAGAGCTTGCTGAAAAGGTGGCTGCCATTGTTGAAAAAGGAGAATTCCCGCTTGTACTTGGGGGAGATCATAGCATTGCCATCGGTACAATTGCAGGACTGACTTCGAAATATAAAAACCTTGGCGTTATTTGGTATGACGCGCATGCAGACATGAATACTGCAGAGACATCCCCGTCTGGCAATATCCATGGAATGCCACTTGCCGTCACAATGGGTCTTGGACATGAAAGACTGGTCAACATCTACAAAGACGGTCAGAAAGTGAAGCCTGAGAACATTGTCATCATTGGCGCACGTTCGGTCGATCCAGGAGAGCGTGCACTGATTAAAGAAAAAGGTGTCAAAGTATTCACGATGCATGAAATCGATCGTGATGGAATGACATCAGTCATGAATGAGGCAATCGAATACTTACAATCAAAAAATCTTGATGGTGTTCATCTATCACTTGATCTTGATGGACTTGACCCAATCTACACACCAGGCGTTGGGACTCCTGTTCAAGGCGGTATCAGCTACCGTGAAAGCCATCTGGCGATGGAAATGCTTGAAGACGCAGGAATCATCACTTCAGCAGAGTTCGTAGAAGTAAATCCAATCCTCGACGAAAAAAACAAAACCGGTGAAGTAGCAGTCGAACTTATGGGCTCATTATTCGGTGAAAAATTACTATAA
- a CDS encoding sensor domain-containing protein, which translates to MDEHIPLIQQMANSMNDKEFEDTLEDLASALDKSVIIAITDRTGKITYVNTLFLKMSQYRAEELLGQTHSIVNSGYHPRSYFKNMWATIGKGEMWHGELRNRAKDGSIYWVDTKIIPILNDAGVPVRYISIRYDITERKMIEEKSRIDAEIYRLITENALDFISVIDPDGAFKYVSPTHAKMLDLQKLTSGDIYDIIEEADRLTFEEALHMAKRTTDAVSVEFQVKDKANCLHTMLASLKFIRQEGQYLNCVVVSMHDITVQKESETIIQDLSYKDQLTSLLNRTAFSKRLYDRLQTEKRKGTSISLVYLNIDRLRYVNDSYGQDTGDYVLSVVADRLKKALSKEDLIGRISGDEFAFTILKAADEETAERLTKDIKEKLEEPILMAEKTNSISISCGMVMYPEHAQTPSELITKAEKALHFVKEHGGGGVKMYEPGTATKTLERILLENELRKSVQMGHFTLEYQPKMNLYHGELSGVEALVRWNHPDLGRIPPDKFIPIAEETKIILPLGEWILREACKQAYNWQQRGYKPFRIAVNMSAVQLDEPTIVETIQRILTEEKVSPEFIELELTETSFADRVEMRHTIQRIRDIGIQVAIDDFGTGYSTFSYIKELPADILKIDMSFIRDIDVNENSRAIVKAIVTLAATAGLEVIAEGVETEKQANVLIELGCLEGQGYFYSKPLPAEECEFMIPKIDE; encoded by the coding sequence ATGGATGAACATATCCCACTCATACAACAGATGGCGAATTCAATGAACGACAAGGAATTCGAAGACACCCTCGAAGATCTAGCCAGCGCACTTGATAAGTCCGTCATAATTGCTATTACGGATCGAACCGGGAAAATAACGTATGTGAACACCCTCTTCTTAAAAATGTCCCAATACCGGGCAGAAGAACTGTTAGGTCAAACGCATTCAATTGTAAATTCCGGTTATCATCCACGTTCTTATTTCAAAAATATGTGGGCGACAATTGGGAAGGGTGAAATGTGGCATGGTGAACTTCGCAACCGTGCAAAAGATGGTTCGATCTATTGGGTGGATACTAAAATCATTCCTATCCTCAACGATGCGGGTGTTCCTGTCCGCTATATTTCGATCCGCTACGATATAACAGAACGTAAAATGATAGAGGAAAAAAGTCGAATAGATGCCGAAATATATAGATTGATCACGGAAAACGCTTTGGATTTCATCTCGGTAATCGATCCGGATGGTGCATTCAAGTATGTATCACCTACACATGCTAAAATGTTGGATTTGCAGAAACTAACAAGTGGTGACATCTATGACATTATCGAAGAAGCAGATCGATTAACATTCGAAGAAGCACTTCATATGGCTAAGCGTACTACTGACGCTGTCTCAGTGGAATTTCAAGTCAAAGATAAAGCCAATTGTCTTCACACCATGCTAGCCAGTCTGAAATTCATACGGCAAGAAGGACAGTACTTGAACTGTGTCGTTGTCTCCATGCATGACATTACAGTACAAAAAGAATCTGAAACGATTATTCAGGATCTATCATACAAAGATCAATTGACATCATTACTAAACCGTACCGCCTTCAGTAAGAGGTTATACGACCGCTTGCAGACCGAAAAACGAAAGGGTACTTCGATTAGCCTTGTCTACTTAAACATCGATCGTTTGCGCTATGTGAATGATTCATACGGTCAAGATACTGGGGATTATGTGCTGTCTGTTGTAGCGGATCGTTTAAAAAAGGCTTTAAGCAAAGAGGATCTGATCGGTCGCATCTCAGGCGATGAATTTGCCTTTACAATTTTGAAAGCGGCGGACGAAGAAACAGCTGAACGATTGACGAAAGACATTAAAGAGAAACTGGAAGAACCAATTCTTATGGCTGAGAAAACAAACAGTATATCAATCAGTTGTGGAATGGTGATGTATCCAGAGCACGCTCAAACACCATCCGAACTTATTACGAAAGCGGAAAAAGCTCTTCATTTCGTAAAAGAGCATGGCGGCGGCGGAGTGAAGATGTACGAACCTGGCACAGCAACGAAAACACTCGAACGGATTTTGTTGGAAAATGAACTGCGGAAAAGTGTCCAAATGGGGCATTTCACCTTGGAATACCAACCGAAAATGAACTTATACCACGGGGAACTGTCTGGTGTGGAAGCGTTGGTAAGATGGAATCATCCGGATTTAGGACGTATTCCCCCGGATAAATTCATTCCCATTGCGGAAGAGACGAAAATCATCTTGCCACTCGGAGAATGGATTTTACGGGAAGCTTGTAAACAAGCTTACAACTGGCAACAGCGGGGGTACAAGCCGTTTCGAATCGCTGTCAATATGTCAGCAGTTCAACTGGATGAACCAACGATCGTTGAAACAATTCAACGAATTTTAACGGAAGAAAAAGTCAGTCCGGAGTTCATCGAACTGGAGCTAACTGAAACATCATTCGCGGACCGCGTGGAAATGCGCCATACGATTCAACGTATCCGGGATATCGGTATCCAAGTGGCTATTGACGACTTTGGCACAGGGTACAGCACCTTTAGTTATATTAAAGAGTTACCTGCGGATATACTTAAAATCGACATGTCATTCATCCGTGATATCGACGTGAACGAAAACAGCCGTGCGATTGTTAAAGCGATCGTTACATTGGCTGCTACTGCGGGTCTTGAAGTAATTGCAGAAGGTGTTGAAACCGAAAAGCAAGCGAACGTACTTATTGAGCTCGGTTGCTTAGAAGGACAAGGCTATTTTTACAGTAAACCATTGCCCGCGGAAGAATGTGAGTTTATGATTCCAAAAATCGACGAATGA
- a CDS encoding KinB-signaling pathway activation protein, whose product MTIRNWVKFFFNALLIGGAVTAVVGLIVRWEFFSQFLSDGEYFQFISAFVWMIFLGFTMSVVAQMGFFAYLTVHQFGVNMFKTLTLWNWVQMLIIAVVLFDLVFFRFKLTEGDTGRTILYLTLLFSLLAVSAVTAYFKAQWTKKHALISALFFMIVITTLEWLPALMVRSGNIDTWVTILLFPLLAVNAYQILMLPKYNRQSDEDKAKLDARRKARRDAAQNSTKAKGKAVKKAR is encoded by the coding sequence GTGACCATACGAAATTGGGTTAAATTCTTTTTTAATGCCTTGCTAATAGGAGGAGCTGTCACGGCGGTCGTTGGTTTGATCGTACGTTGGGAGTTTTTCTCGCAATTTTTATCCGACGGCGAGTACTTTCAATTCATAAGTGCTTTCGTTTGGATGATCTTTTTAGGATTCACTATGAGTGTCGTCGCCCAAATGGGATTCTTCGCCTATTTGACAGTCCATCAATTCGGCGTCAATATGTTCAAAACGCTGACATTATGGAATTGGGTACAGATGCTAATCATCGCCGTTGTACTTTTTGACCTCGTCTTTTTCCGATTTAAATTGACAGAAGGCGATACGGGGCGAACAATTCTTTACTTAACCTTGCTGTTTTCATTATTGGCGGTGTCGGCTGTAACAGCTTATTTCAAAGCGCAATGGACAAAGAAGCACGCGCTTATATCGGCGTTGTTCTTTATGATTGTCATCACCACACTTGAATGGTTACCGGCACTAATGGTGCGTTCAGGCAATATAGATACATGGGTCACCATCTTATTATTCCCGCTTCTGGCCGTTAATGCATATCAGATTCTAATGCTGCCGAAGTATAATCGTCAATCAGACGAGGACAAAGCAAAACTGGATGCACGCAGAAAAGCCCGCAGAGACGCTGCTCAGAATTCAACAAAGGCAAAGGGTAAAGCTGTGAAAAAAGCAAGATAA
- the gerD gene encoding spore germination lipoprotein GerD, which produces MKKKWVYCLLLVFLLASCSQQAQSPNYDEMKKMMTDALQTEDGKKAIRKMFADPEFRELIVLEQPEVKKSIEDILLSKKGEDFWKHAFEDPKFTESIAKSMKEQQQDIMSNLMNDSSFLKEMESFFGQADMQKQLETILKSSNMKKEIEKSVEDTINNPLMKAKWQELILKAGEVTSSAKGEESGGGSGGDNSDQSGDQKEKSGGGK; this is translated from the coding sequence ATGAAGAAAAAATGGGTTTATTGCCTACTTCTCGTCTTTCTACTTGCAAGTTGTAGCCAACAAGCACAAAGCCCGAACTACGACGAGATGAAAAAAATGATGACAGATGCTTTACAAACGGAAGATGGCAAAAAAGCTATCCGAAAAATGTTCGCTGATCCCGAATTCCGGGAACTGATTGTGCTGGAGCAGCCCGAAGTGAAGAAGTCCATTGAAGATATATTGTTGTCGAAAAAGGGTGAGGATTTCTGGAAACATGCTTTTGAAGATCCGAAGTTCACGGAGTCCATCGCAAAAAGCATGAAAGAGCAACAGCAGGATATTATGTCGAATCTGATGAATGACTCATCTTTCTTGAAAGAGATGGAATCATTTTTTGGTCAGGCCGATATGCAGAAGCAATTAGAAACGATTTTGAAGTCCTCTAACATGAAAAAGGAGATTGAAAAATCCGTTGAAGATACGATTAATAATCCGTTGATGAAAGCAAAATGGCAAGAGTTGATTTTAAAAGCGGGCGAAGTGACCTCTTCTGCAAAAGGCGAAGAATCCGGGGGTGGAAGTGGCGGAGATAATTCAGATCAATCAGGAGATCAAAAAGAAAAAAGCGGCGGAGGTAAATGA
- a CDS encoding Mrp/NBP35 family ATP-binding protein: protein MLNEQIIRDVVGELKDPFLHKTLAETDGIVSVTIKPEKQHVSVKLALAKINTAEQMTLQMKVVEVIKAAGADSVGIRFEELPPETLEKFRGTVTESEAQDLLSPLNDIEFISIASGKGGVGKSTVSVNLAVGLARLGKKVGLIDADIYGFSVPDMMGITELPVIREDRIIPVERFGVKVISMGFFVEDNAPVVWRGPMLGKVLDQFFRDVDWGDLDYLILDLPPGTGDVALDIHQMIPSSKEIVVTTPHPTAAFVAARAGAMALQTEHTLLGVIENMAWFQSSATGEKEYVFGKGGGTRLAEELRTELLGQIPLGQPDWSETDFAPSVYAKDHPIGQTYATIAQNVIEMTSK from the coding sequence TTGTTAAATGAACAGATTATCCGTGATGTTGTAGGCGAATTGAAAGATCCATTTTTACATAAAACTTTGGCGGAAACTGATGGGATTGTAAGTGTGACTATCAAGCCAGAGAAGCAGCATGTCAGTGTAAAATTGGCTCTCGCTAAAATCAACACGGCAGAACAGATGACATTACAAATGAAAGTAGTGGAAGTGATCAAAGCGGCAGGTGCAGATTCTGTCGGCATCCGTTTTGAAGAATTACCTCCGGAAACACTTGAAAAGTTTCGTGGGACAGTAACGGAATCTGAAGCACAAGATCTCTTATCCCCACTGAATGATATTGAATTCATCTCGATTGCGTCCGGGAAAGGCGGCGTCGGAAAATCAACGGTATCCGTGAACTTGGCTGTCGGTCTCGCTAGACTGGGCAAAAAAGTTGGGTTGATCGATGCGGACATTTATGGATTCAGTGTGCCGGACATGATGGGTATTACTGAACTACCAGTCATTCGTGAAGACCGCATCATACCTGTCGAGCGTTTTGGAGTCAAAGTGATTTCCATGGGCTTCTTTGTCGAAGACAATGCGCCTGTCGTTTGGCGTGGCCCGATGCTCGGGAAAGTACTAGATCAGTTCTTCCGCGATGTGGATTGGGGAGATCTCGATTACCTCATTCTCGATTTGCCACCAGGTACAGGTGATGTAGCACTTGATATTCACCAAATGATTCCATCTTCTAAAGAAATTGTTGTGACGACACCGCATCCGACTGCAGCATTCGTCGCAGCTCGCGCAGGTGCCATGGCATTGCAAACGGAGCACACGTTGCTCGGCGTTATCGAAAATATGGCTTGGTTCCAATCTTCGGCAACGGGCGAAAAAGAATACGTATTTGGCAAAGGTGGCGGTACGCGTCTTGCTGAAGAATTGCGCACTGAATTGCTTGGACAGATTCCACTCGGACAGCCTGACTGGAGTGAAACTGATTTTGCGCCTTCTGTTTATGCAAAAGACCATCCAATCGGTCAAACTTACGCAACCATCGCGCAAAATGTTATTGAAATGACTTCTAAGTAA